The Gammaproteobacteria bacterium genomic interval GTGTGGCAAGCCATGCAATCGTTCACCGATCGTCGTGGCCCCGATACCCCGGATACCTGCTGGGTCGTGGAGCACGACCCGGTCTTCACTCTGGGTCTCAACGGCCGGCCCGAGCACCTTCTCGATCCCGGGGAAATCCCGATCGTCAGGGTGGACAGGGGCGGTCAGGTCACCTACCACGGACCCGGACAGGTGGTGCTGTACCTGCTGCTTGACCTGCGCCGTCTGACGATCGGCGTACGCCGGCTGGTCACCGCTATGGAATGGGGTGTGATACGCTTCCTCGCACCGTATGGCGTGGA includes:
- the lipB gene encoding lipoyl(octanoyl) transferase LipB encodes the protein MQSFTDRRGPDTPDTCWVVEHDPVFTLGLNGRPEHLLDPGEIPIVRVDRGGQVTYHGPGQVVLYLLLDLRRLTIGVRRLVTAMEWGVIRFLAPYGV